A genomic stretch from Candidatus Aminicenantes bacterium includes:
- the rplL gene encoding 50S ribosomal protein L7/L12, giving the protein MAEVKKEDFFKHLDNLTVLELADYIKEFENRYGIKAEMAAMAAGAAAPAATADAGQAEEKTDFEVILKSVGDKKINVIKVVREVTDLGLKEAKDVVDKAPASVKKGVSKEEAETIKKKFAEVGAEIEVK; this is encoded by the coding sequence ATGGCTGAAGTAAAGAAGGAAGATTTTTTCAAGCATTTGGATAATCTGACGGTGCTGGAACTAGCCGATTATATCAAAGAGTTTGAAAACCGGTACGGAATCAAGGCGGAAATGGCGGCCATGGCCGCCGGCGCTGCCGCACCCGCGGCAACGGCGGATGCCGGTCAGGCGGAAGAGAAGACCGACTTCGAGGTCATCCTGAAGAGCGTGGGCGACAAGAAGATCAACGTCATCAAAGTGGTCCGCGAAGTCACCGACCTGGGCTTGAAAGAAGCCAAGGATGTCGTGGACAAGGCCCCCGCTTCCGTCAAGAAAGGTGTCTCCAAGGAAGAAGCGGAGACCATCAAGAAAAAGTTCGCTGAAGTAGGAGCCGAGATCGAAGTCAAGTAA